Part of the Antechinus flavipes isolate AdamAnt ecotype Samford, QLD, Australia chromosome 2, AdamAnt_v2, whole genome shotgun sequence genome is shown below.
taatgttgtaaaaaattaccctggcatggattctgtcaatataaagttattattaaataaaataaaattaaaaaaaaaaaaagaaattcttgaccttttgtttttccatatgaacttggttgttatttttttctaggtcattaaaatggttttttgggagtctgattggtatagcgctaaatagattggtttaggtagtattgtcatctttattatatttgctcatcctatCCAAGAGTATTTGCTCATCCTATCCAATATCTAGAAATTCAAATATGGGCCATGCCAGACTAAAGTTAGTTCTTTTTTGGACAACTTTTTTATACCTCAGATGAGATATAGATCAGATAGTAGTACAATCAGATGGGTTCAGAACTGATTGAGTGGCTGAATTCAAAAAGTGGTTGTTACTATTTCAAAGTCAAGATGggaattggttagatctgactttatttgtgtggaaagtgttttgtagttttgctcatatagttcctgattttcccttggcagataccCTCACCCCTATTTGTAACATTTCAAGTGAAGTTTGGGTTTCTAGGAAGtgtattcattgttttttttttttttaatttaattttatttaataataattttatattgacagaatccatgccagggtaatttttttacaacattatcccttgcactcgcttctgtttcgatttttcccctccctccctccaccccctcccctagatggcaagcagtcctatatgttagatatgttgcagtatatcctagatacaatatatgtttgcagaaccgaacagttctcttgttgcacagggagaattggattcagaaggtaaaaataacccgggaagaaaatcaaaaatgcaaatagttcacattcggttcccagtgttctttctttgggtgtagtccATCACTTATCCATTGATGATAATGGAtcaattagatctctttgtcaaagaaatccacttccatgagGTATTCATTGTTTTAGGATTTTTCCCAACTCCTGGACTCCAAGGTAAAAAGCCTTTTACTGGAGTTAATTGTCTACCACTGAAGTCAAACCTAGCCTCTGGCATTGCTAATACCCTTCACTTCTCACTCCTTTTAGagtctttcatttcttccaaacTCCACCTCATATTCAGCAATTGCCTGAAATTTTAGATCTGAGAGGGACCTATGGGATATTGGATATTGAACTGTATCTTGGCCCCAGAAACATTTCTGCTATTTTAACAGCAGACAAGAAGTCAAATGCCTTTAAAATGCCTTAGGTTTCTGTTCTTAAactgtttccctcaattttctttttaaataatcaaataggggcagttaggtggtatagtaaatagattatcaggcctggagtcagaaggaactgagtttaaatctggcctcatgcatttactagctgtgtgatcctgggcaagtcacttaactccaatcgcctcctcctcctcccccaaagtAATCATACATagacatgttaaaaaaaacagttttgaaaaattaagcAGCTTGAGCTTGAGCATGGTGGATAGAGAGTAGGCCTTGGACTTAGAATGTTCTGTCTCCAACATACCTGTTCCTCTGGGCAACCCTCTATGCTAATAACCTGTAAACTTACAGGCCAGGAAACGAATACTGGGAAAATTTTAGAATGGAtcacaaaaaaagatgattaacAAATATCTAGAAATTCAAATATGGGCCATGCCAGACTAAAGTTAGTTCTTTTTTGGACAACTTTTTTATACCTCAGATGAGATATAGATCAGATAGTAGTACAATCAGATGGGTTCAGAACTGATTGAGTGGCTGAATTCAAAAAGTGGTTGTTACTATTTCAAAGTCAAGATGGGAAATATCTTGGCCCCTTTATCATGAATTGGGTAAAAGCAGATACTATGCTTAtcaaattttatcaaatttgAAGATGACACAAAACTGAGAGCCTACTGGCTTTCCTGGCTTTTCTCatgtcccagctaaaatcctgtCTTtcataggaagcctttcccaatccctctttaattcctcttttaattaatttaattgatttaatttaattaattgccttccctcttttaattatttcctatttttcccgaataatttatttatatatttatattaggtTGCTTGCACAATCTCCCATTGAATTGTGAAGTCCTTAAAGAAAAGGACTATTTTTTGGCCTCTTTTTGTTTtccaagtgcttagcacatattagctggttaataaatgtttattgactgaccacTTCCCATAATCCAATCTGTTACCAAGGCCTATTGATTTCACCTCTGTAATATCTCTTGAATATACCCCCTTCTTTCAAAATCTGTCACTACTCTAGTACAAACCCTCAAgtctagactattgcaatagactGCTGATATATTGGCCTACCTCATGTCTATTCTCATTCCAATTCTTGCTCCATTCagtcattaaaatgattttttttcaaagtcctttacaaCCCAGCTCCTTCTACTCTTCCAGTCTTCTTGTATCTTCCAGACAAGTATTCTTCAGTCCACTGGCTTCTGGGTTGTTTCAGGAAGAATACACTCCATCTTTCAGCTCTGagcatttttttgtgttttctttttttttaattttattttaatagtattttttttttccaattacatgtaaagatggttttcaacattgatttttttgagattttggggtccaaatttttctccctccttcccttaccttccCCTCTCCAAAACAGCAAACCTGATATAGGtggtacatgtacaatcatttaatcatgttgtgaaaaaaaaatcagaataaaagggaaaaaaacacaagaaagaaaaaaacaaaacaaaaaggtaaaaatagtatgtttcactCCATATCCACATTTTCTATCTTACTACCATTGGAATTGTCTCGGTTCACTATATTGCTGAAGagttaaatctatcatagttgatcattacgtAATCTTGCTTTtaccatgtacaatattctcctggttctgctcaacttcagtcagcatcagttcctgtaagtgcctctaagcttttctgaaatcagcctgctcatctttTAATAgatcagtaatattccattgtatttatataccagaacttgttcagccattctccactggatgagcatccactcaatttctaattctttgctaccacaaaaagctgctacaaatatttttgcacatgtagatcctttcccctcttttatgatctctttgggatacagatgcaaTAGTGACACTGCTAGATTAAAGAATGTACACCATTTTTATAGccatttgagcatagttccaaatttgaaCATTTTCTCGGGctggttttcctttctttgttctaactactgacctccctgacttccttttaagtcccaactaaaatctcaccttccacAGGAAGCCTTCTTGCACCCCTTTTAATTCCAAtaccttctctctttctatttatcctaGTTTGCTTTGTGCAACTTTGCTTTCTAtccttcccattagattgtaacctttttgaaggcaaagacttgtcttttgtctctttgtatttccagtgcttagtacaataccttgtacacagtagatacttaatgtttattgattgattacttAGATAGCTTAACATAACAGAGTTGACAGAGTTAGGATCCAAAAGGACCTTAGCATGCTAGACTACTGGACTAATCTAATCTAATAAGTGACAAATATAAATTGTTGTGCCTGGctacaaaaaaatcaacaaaagttggtcaataaaatcaacaaaaatcattAGTGTAAGATGGAGGAGGatcaaataattctgaaaaagatctgggagtttTAATGTGAATACAGGGTCAATGAGAGTCAGTGGTAATCCCCTAACGCAATCTTGGATTGAGTCATGAGGGGCATAGCTTCTAGTAATAGAAAGGTGTACTTTGTTGTCATCAGATCTCATacagaatattatatttatttcttggaATCTTTGTTTAAGAAGTGTCTAGAAGAAGGCAGTTGAGGGAAATGAACATGTTTgtcttagagaagaaaaaacataagggAGACAATGATAGCTACCTTTAAATATTTGGAGAGCTGTAATTTGGAGAAGCCACTAGTTTTGGTTGGAGTAATCCAGAGCAAAATCACGAGCAATGGTTGAATGTCTTGAAAGGAGGAGAAATTTCAGCTCATCATCAGGAAAAATCTTCTTAACATTtaaagctgtccaaaagtagaatggcaCAGAGAAGTTGTAGTCTCCCTGTCTTTGGAAATCTTCAAGGAAAGACAGCTTAATAGGAAAGCTACAGTGGGGATTCTTTCATATATGGACTGAAATAGGTGGTTTCTGAGATTCTTACCATCCCCAAATTCTTTAATTCTATAAAGTTATAAAGCAGATGTCAGTATACATTAATTAAGAGAATTCCTTTTCTGAGAGTTCACCatgttgatgaaatcacaggtcctgaccatgtacatacatacatacatatttatacatacacacatttattatatatgaaatatgtattttGAGGAGAGCAATGTGACATTTCTCCATTGGTTTTTTGGTACACAACTGGGTAGGCAGAGTGTCACTAaaatcttttttgtaaaatgcaaGGGAAGGGAATTAAGGGATAGATAGAGAAaagtgatttttgaaaaaaaaaacaacaaacatttagaAAAACATATCATTTGCCATATAGGATGGCTTCTGAGAGGTAGAAAGGTTAATTCTAGAGGTGTAAGGTGTAATTCTAGAGGTAGAAAGAAATTCTAAAGGTGtaaaaaccaaaatatatcaataaaattttatattgaaaagaaagaataagcacTGGTCTCACTCCCGTTTACTCTTTCATCCTAAAGCCTTGAAACTAGCTTGGCAGTCTCCGCCCCTGATTGCTGATAATGCATTGTTTCAAAGGAGAGCAAGGGTGGTGGAGGGGAAGGGGTTGAGGATGGGGTGGGGATCTGTCCAAAGCACCAACTCCGCAGGGGTGGGGGTTCTTTGCCTGTGTgtgctttctttgtttttcttgcatttttttcgtGTTTGTTTTCCTGCTCTGCGTGGTATTTTTGGCATCTCAGTTCCTCCCAGCTGGGGAGGTGCCCCTTCATTTCCCCATGGGGGGGGCATTGTGAGGAGCTGGCACCTGCTGTTCTGCTGAATTGCAAAAAGTACATGTCGGCTTGCCAACTTGCTACCCCCACCCTATCATGAAGTTAAAAAAGAAGCTACAACCAATAGAGACATGACTATTTCAGGAAGGGGCAACAGGAGACAGAAATGAACTCTACTTTAACTTCCTTCAAAAatccagcaaacatttattaagaacctactggATGACtgttctggggatataaagatacAATCTCATCCTGTGATGAATTTATGTTTTAATAGGAGTTCatgcatataaaataagtatCAATCAATTAGCATGCACTTATCAAGGTCTTTTTAATGTGTCAAGCATGGtcctaggcactgggaatacaaacataaagaatgaaacaagggGACAGTGAGGttgtacagtagatagagctctggctctgtcaggaggacccaagttcaaatctagcctcagatacttactatctgtgtaaccctgggcaagacacttaaccctgattgcctcaaattaaaaaaagaaaaagaaaactaatgttttttgtttgttgttttggtttttttaatgaagtaagcAGTCTACTCTAAGGTTCACATTCTCACTGGTATATTTCAAGGTAAACTgtgatttaaaataaagaaaattcaaagaaattttgaGATGAATGAAATCATTTGCAGTAGGATATCAGAGAAAACTTAATAGAGAATGTGGCACCTGAGCTGGATcttgaagggaaagaagaatttCATCAAGTGGAAATATGAAGGGTGTGCATCTCAAACATGGAAGCAACAGAGTGCAGGACAAGATTAAAGAGTAATTTAGCTGgaatataaagtaattaaagGAGAGTAAGATGAAATGAGGCCAGAAAAggaggttggagccagattgtagagAATTTCAAATTCCAGATCAAGAAATCTGTAATTTATCCTAAAAGCAAAAGTGAGCCCTAGAAGATTCTTGAGTAGGTAACAATATAGTCAGATCCACTCTGATCCCATGTAGttattaatacattttataatatttttattatatcttttatatcttcatttccaaatatatctttctcccttccctaccCAAAGAACTATCCTTTGTGACAAAGAGCAAAACAGGTAGAACAAAAAGGCACTTCTGTATAACTAATTAGTACATCAATTAAGACCAACAGTAACATTCTACAACCAGAGTCTCCCTTCTCTAcatagaaaggagggaaggagttctattttctcatctatccTTCAGTCCAAGCTTTGACATTCTTTAGTGTCTCCTCAGAAGAGAGTCCCCACTGATGGGTATTAAAACCTCGCTTTGAGTGCCATATCACTTTTTCCCACTCCTCAGTACTTTCATAGAGAAAACATTAgaaacataaaatcttttttttttaatctgagcaAGAtaacatctttttctttaatagctttctttccaaatacatgcaaagacaattcTCAACATgcatccctgcaaaaccttgtattccaaacttttcttccttctttctccccacctcttcctataggcagcaagcaatccaagATAGGccaaacatgttcaattcttccaAACACATTTCCAAGTTCATCAtactgcaaaagaaaaagaaacgagggggaaaaagcaaacaataaaaataaaaaggtgaaaacaacatgttttgatccacatttactcttcacagttctctctctagatgtagatggcattttccatcacaggtctattggacttgttttgaatcacctcatcaagttgagaagagccaagtccatcacagttgatcatcacataatcttgttgcagtgtacaagaatcataaaatcacagatctggaaaGGAACTTAAAAAACACAATGAGCATCAGAACAGAACTGGAAAGACTGTTAAATATCATCCAGTCcaatgatgtcaaattcaaatagaaaggatCTCTGCAGATcacattttgacttagaaaaccataattTAACATTGTGTtgcactgtatttttatttattttgttaaatactccCCAATTATATTTGAATCTGATTTGAGCTGCAATGGGAAGTGGCTTTGAGTTTAACTCCTCTGGTCTAGCCTAACCATGTTAATGTTCATAAGAGTAaattgggaaaagaggaagatatatattttagatgAACAGTCTTCCTTGTAAATATAGTCTATCCCAGTTTAGTGAATTTGCTTTTTCCCTAATAGATCTGATGTCCCTGAAGAGAATGATGGAAAAGTTAGGTGTCCCAAAGACCCATCTGGAGATGAaaaagatgatctctgaagtGACAGGTGGAGTCAGTGATACCATCTCCTATCGAGACTTTGTGAATATGATGCTTGGAAAACGTTCAGCCGTCCTTAAGCTGTGAGTAGCATTCTCTAAATCCACCTCCCCAATCCTCTAAAACCAAAGCCGTTCTGTGCAAATATATTTCCCAAATTGGGAGCTTACATTTATCCCCAGCATTGGAGCTAGATTCCTTGCTCTCCTGTCTTCTTTTTTACCTCTTTACTGGAATAATCATTCTATGGAGTCCCCAGTTTCTCATCCTTGAAgaggtgtgtatatatgttcttTGGAGACATCACAGAATGGAGAGATGTTAGATCTAagagaatcttagaaattatttacTTCAATCCCTTTcttatggagaagaaaaaggcctAGATAGGGGAAGCAATTTACTCAGAATCATATAAGAACTTTCAGGCAGAGTTGGGATGAGAATTCCATGAGATGGTGCTCTCAAAACTCTAAATACCCCTTCAAGGTCCTAAAAACtttcatacataatatatataggaATTACTATAATTTAGGCCTTTTGATTCCCAAGTTCTGTACCTCCTAATCTGCTAACATCTATATTTGAGAAGAAGTATGGCATGGTAGGCTGCTAAGTCGCACAATGGATAGTGCCAGGCctagtgtcaggaagactcaccatcctgagttcaaatctgccctcagacattactgtgctatgtgatcctggacaccctgtttgtcttagtttccttatctgtaaaatgagctggagaagaaaatggcaaaccaccccagtatcttttcttggcaaagaaaaatccaaatggggtcacagagaggcaagatacaactgaaaaatgaccaaataacaaaaagtcatagtggatagagtaagAAAATGATTGGTCCAAAACCTGCTTCAGATGTTCTAAAGCTGTATAGCAGCCCATTTAATCTctaggagcctcagtttccttatttgtaaaataggattgGACCAGAATCTCTTCCAAATCCGGTATTGTGCTCTTTCCATTCAAGCTATGTCCTTTGTACTCTAGCAGAATCTCACTATCTTTCCATGGACAGTAATGATTCTACTCTGTTCTCAAAGGTTAATTAATTCTTAATAGGGGAGAAGAACTGgaccttctttaaaaaaataaaaaaaattataatcattttagTAAAATTACTATTCCTAATCATTACCAATTTTGGTTTCTTTAAATCTCTGTGTAAAGCAGCTAAGGCTGGGAATTGTTGATATTTTATTACCAGAAGGTAATAACTTAAGTACTATTTATATTTCCATTCCTCCCTACCCTTCACTCAGGTAACCCCAGGCTGTCCCAGCTAGAACCAGACATGAATTGCTCCTAGTCTCATGATCACTGGAAATAAAGAACAGAGCCAGAGGTTTCATTCCCCACAGACCAGTGGTTCTTAAAGGTGTGCAGTGTACTTTGAAGCTTGCTAGATGATCCATGGAACTCAAAATTGCATGCTATGCCTGAATACCCCAGGAATTTCATGGAACTGAACTAGCATGCCATAGCTAGGAATCTCCCAAGAACTgcattatcccccttttacagatgaggaaccttgACACTGGTAATGATTAAAGGGATCACATGTTTAATAAGTGCCCAAGGTgggtatttgaacccaagttctcttGACTCCAATTGCAATGCTCCACCTACCATGAAACCTGGCTGTAAGTTATGTTATACCAATTACTAGCCATGTGAGGATGTTTCTTTACTACTTTGAGACTCCGTTTATTTCcctgtaaaatggtgatagtaATTCCCATCCTGCCCTGCCTTATTCATAATGTTGTTAGAAGGTTCTGATGAGATCGCATGTAAAAGTCTGTAAATAAAAGGCATGTTCCCGGCTCAGGAGAACACACATACCATCTaacccagtttttcttttctttttgttctcctaCCTCAACAGAGTCATGATGTTTGAAGGAAAAGCCAACGAGAATGCCCCCAAACCTGTTGGCCCCCCTCCTGAGAGAGACATTGCCAGCCTGCCCTGAACATAACtgctctgcctgcctgcctgcttcCCTGGCCCGCATTCAGCTGGGCTTTTTGTGTCTCCTTATGACTTTTCTTGTTTGTTCCttattgctttgtattttttgtttgcttcttatttttctttttttacattagaAAGTTttagtgattatttttttttaaggcacaaACTAATCTGCCTTAGGGAAATTAGAAATGGGAAGAATCCAATGCCTTtgatcccctcccttcttttgtAGAAGAGCTCATCTGACTTGAGATGAGGGTTGGGGTATCACTGATGTCAAACCAAATACTCATCCTTGGAGACcactatcttcttttctttcatgagGTCTCTGAGTGAGATTAGGTACACTCCATAGTGAGATAAAGGACTTAGATTTAGGACTTGTAGATATCTTCCTACTTCTGCTAGTAGCTTTTGGGGTGATATGAGCCAGAATTTCACTTTACCTGCCTCTTAATTTCCCCATCAGGACTCTGACTTCCTGATAATGTAGATGCCTTCTCCATAAATAGGCAAAACAGCTGACTACCATTAAGGTTTTCCCCATCTGCTCTATGGTCCCAGCTGTCCCTAGAGTTTCTACCAGTCAATGTTTTCATTTGTTAAGATCTAGGT
Proteins encoded:
- the AIF1L gene encoding allograft inflammatory factor 1-like isoform X1 gives rise to the protein MDFGMSVTLSKRFQGGKAFGLLKARQGRRLEEINREFLCDQKYSDEENLEEKLTAFKEKYMEFDLNNEGEIDLMSLKRMMEKLGVPKTHLEMKKMISEVTGGVSDTISYRDFVNMMLGKRSAVLKLVMMFEGKANENAPKPVGPPPERDIASLP
- the AIF1L gene encoding allograft inflammatory factor 1-like isoform X2, with protein sequence MDFGMSVTLSKRFQGGKAFGLLKARQGRRLEEINREFLCDQKYSDEENLEEKLTAFKEKYMEFDLNNEGEIGSKQSKIGQTCSILPNTFPSSSYCKRKRNEGEKANNKNKKVKTTCFDPHLLFTVLSLDVDGIFHHRSIGLVLNHLIKLRRAKSITVDHHIILLQCTRIIKSQIWKGT